A window from Leptothermofonsia sichuanensis E412 encodes these proteins:
- the rpoB gene encoding DNA-directed RNA polymerase subunit beta — MTEQTYNTPAFTLPDLVEIQRASFRWFLEEGLIEELDSFSPITDYTGKLELHFLGKDFKLKRPKYDVDEAKRRDSTYAVQMYVPTRLVNKETGEIKEQEVFIGDLPLMTDRGTFIINGAERVIVNQIVRSPGVYYKSETDKNGRRTYNASLIPNRGAWLKFETDKNDLVWVRIDKTRKLSAQVLLKALGLSDGEIFDALRHPEYFQKTIEKEGQFGEEEALMELYRKLRPGEPPTVSGGQQLLDSRFFDPKRYDLGKVGRYKLNRKLRLNVPEGVRVLTPQDILAAIDYLINLEFDIGNIDDIDHLGNRRVRSVGELLQNQVRVGLNRLERIIRERMTVSDADSLTPASLVNPKPLVAAIKEFFGSSQLSQFMDQTNPLAELTHKRRLSALGPGGLTRERAGFAVRDIHPSHYGRICPIETPEGPNAGLIGSLATHARVNAYGFIETPFYKVENGRVRKDIPPVYMTADEEDDLRVAPGDIPMDEEGRILGEQVPVRYRQDFTTTTPSEVDYVAVSPVQIISVATSLIPFLEHDDANRALMGSNMQRQAVPLLRPERPLVGTGLEAQAARDSGMVIVSRTDGEVTFVSADRIRVRDTNGREIEYQLQKYQRSNQDTCLNQRPIVFTGDKVAAGQILADGSATEQGELALGQNIVVAYMPWEGYNYEDAILISERLVYDDVYTSIHVEKYEIEARQTKLGPEEITREIPNVGEDALRQLDETGIIRIGAWVEAGDILVGKVTPKGESDQPPEEKLLRAIFGEKARDVRDNSLRVPNGEKGRVVDVRVFTREQGDELPPGANMVVRVYVAQKRKIQVGDKMAGRHGNKGIISRILPIEDMPYLPDGSPVDIVLNPLGVPSRMNVGQVYECLLAWAAENLGVRFKVIPFDEMHGEEKSRETVHGKLKEAREETLEATNGARGDWLFNEQNPGKIQVFDGRTGEPFDRPVTVGKAYMLKLVHLVDDKIHARSTGPYSLVTQQPLGGKAQQGGQRFGEMEVWALEAFGAAYTLQELLTVKSDDMQGRNEALNAIVKGKAIPRPGTPESFKVLMRELQSLCLDVAVHKLDTREDGTSRDTEVDLMADVSSRRAPSRPTYESISRDEMDESDE, encoded by the coding sequence ATGACTGAGCAGACTTACAATACACCCGCCTTTACTTTACCAGACCTGGTCGAGATTCAGCGGGCAAGCTTCCGTTGGTTTCTTGAAGAGGGGCTGATTGAGGAACTTGATAGCTTTTCGCCGATTACAGACTACACCGGCAAGCTGGAGCTTCACTTCCTCGGCAAGGATTTTAAGTTGAAACGTCCCAAGTATGACGTGGATGAAGCCAAGCGGCGAGATAGCACCTATGCCGTGCAGATGTATGTTCCCACTCGCCTGGTCAATAAAGAGACGGGCGAAATTAAGGAGCAGGAAGTTTTTATTGGTGATTTGCCATTAATGACCGATCGCGGAACATTCATCATCAATGGAGCCGAGCGCGTCATTGTCAACCAGATTGTCCGCAGCCCTGGCGTGTATTACAAGTCAGAAACGGACAAAAATGGGCGGCGTACCTACAACGCTAGTCTGATCCCCAACCGGGGCGCATGGCTTAAATTTGAAACGGACAAGAATGATCTGGTCTGGGTTCGCATCGACAAAACCCGTAAGCTGTCGGCTCAGGTTCTTTTGAAGGCATTGGGTTTGAGCGATGGTGAGATCTTTGATGCCCTCCGCCACCCAGAATACTTCCAGAAAACGATTGAGAAGGAAGGGCAGTTTGGTGAAGAAGAAGCCCTGATGGAGCTTTACCGCAAGTTACGCCCTGGGGAACCTCCCACCGTTTCCGGTGGCCAACAGTTGCTGGATTCTCGCTTCTTCGATCCCAAACGGTATGACCTCGGTAAGGTTGGTCGCTATAAGCTCAACCGGAAGCTGCGGTTGAACGTACCTGAGGGCGTGCGGGTACTGACTCCCCAGGACATTCTGGCGGCGATCGACTATCTGATTAACCTCGAATTTGACATTGGCAATATCGACGATATTGACCACCTGGGCAACCGTCGAGTCCGCTCAGTGGGTGAATTGCTGCAAAACCAGGTGCGGGTTGGCTTAAACCGACTGGAGCGGATTATTCGGGAACGGATGACGGTTTCTGATGCCGATTCTTTAACCCCCGCTTCCCTGGTCAACCCCAAACCCCTGGTTGCTGCCATCAAGGAGTTTTTTGGCTCCTCTCAGCTCTCCCAGTTCATGGATCAGACCAACCCGCTGGCAGAATTGACCCACAAGCGTCGTCTCAGTGCCCTCGGTCCCGGTGGTTTGACGCGGGAACGGGCGGGGTTTGCCGTGCGGGATATTCACCCTTCTCACTACGGGCGGATTTGCCCAATTGAAACCCCTGAAGGTCCTAATGCGGGTCTGATTGGTTCGCTGGCCACCCATGCTCGCGTCAATGCCTATGGTTTCATTGAGACGCCCTTCTATAAGGTTGAAAATGGGCGTGTGCGCAAAGACATTCCTCCGGTCTATATGACGGCTGATGAGGAAGATGATCTGCGCGTCGCTCCGGGGGACATCCCAATGGACGAAGAAGGACGGATTCTGGGTGAGCAGGTGCCTGTGCGCTACCGTCAGGACTTTACCACCACCACCCCCAGCGAGGTGGACTATGTCGCCGTCTCCCCCGTGCAGATCATTTCGGTTGCCACATCCCTGATCCCATTCCTGGAACACGATGACGCGAACCGTGCCCTCATGGGTTCCAACATGCAGCGACAGGCTGTTCCCCTCTTACGTCCAGAACGTCCGCTGGTGGGGACTGGCCTGGAAGCCCAGGCAGCGCGTGACTCCGGCATGGTGATTGTGAGTCGTACCGATGGGGAAGTCACCTTTGTGTCAGCCGACCGGATTCGGGTGCGGGATACCAATGGGCGCGAGATTGAATACCAGTTGCAAAAGTATCAGCGGTCTAACCAGGACACCTGTTTGAACCAGCGACCCATCGTGTTTACAGGTGATAAGGTGGCGGCTGGACAGATCCTGGCGGATGGTTCGGCAACGGAGCAGGGCGAACTGGCACTGGGGCAAAATATTGTCGTAGCTTACATGCCCTGGGAAGGTTACAACTACGAGGATGCGATTCTCATCAGTGAACGCCTGGTGTATGACGATGTTTATACGTCCATCCACGTTGAAAAATACGAGATTGAAGCCCGTCAGACCAAGCTGGGTCCTGAGGAAATCACCCGCGAAATTCCCAACGTTGGTGAAGATGCCCTGCGTCAGCTCGATGAAACTGGCATTATTCGGATTGGAGCCTGGGTTGAAGCCGGTGACATTCTGGTGGGTAAGGTCACTCCTAAAGGGGAGTCGGATCAACCCCCGGAAGAAAAGCTGCTGCGTGCCATTTTCGGTGAAAAGGCACGGGATGTGCGCGATAACTCCCTGCGCGTTCCCAACGGTGAGAAAGGGCGGGTTGTGGACGTGCGAGTTTTCACCCGCGAACAGGGGGATGAATTGCCGCCGGGTGCCAATATGGTCGTCCGTGTTTATGTGGCTCAGAAGCGGAAGATTCAGGTGGGCGACAAAATGGCAGGACGACACGGTAACAAGGGGATTATCTCCCGCATTTTGCCGATTGAAGACATGCCCTATCTGCCCGATGGTTCTCCGGTGGACATTGTGTTGAACCCACTGGGGGTACCATCCCGGATGAATGTAGGACAGGTCTATGAATGCCTGCTGGCATGGGCAGCCGAAAATCTGGGTGTCCGCTTTAAGGTGATTCCATTTGACGAAATGCACGGGGAGGAAAAGTCCCGTGAAACCGTGCATGGCAAGCTGAAGGAAGCTCGCGAGGAAACCCTGGAAGCGACCAATGGAGCCCGGGGAGATTGGCTGTTTAATGAGCAAAATCCTGGCAAGATTCAGGTGTTTGATGGTCGGACGGGTGAACCTTTTGATCGCCCTGTGACCGTCGGTAAAGCCTATATGCTGAAGCTGGTTCACCTGGTTGATGACAAGATTCATGCCCGTTCCACGGGTCCTTACTCTCTGGTGACGCAGCAACCCCTGGGCGGTAAAGCCCAACAGGGCGGTCAGCGTTTTGGAGAGATGGAGGTGTGGGCACTGGAAGCCTTTGGTGCAGCTTACACGCTGCAAGAGTTACTGACGGTGAAGTCCGATGACATGCAGGGTCGAAACGAAGCATTAAACGCGATCGTCAAGGGGAAGGCAATTCCCAGACCTGGAACACCAGAGTCTTTCAAGGTACTCATGCGCGAACTTCAGTCCCTCTGTCTGGATGTGGCGGTTCACAAGCTAGATACCCGCGAAGATGGCACCAGCCGTGATACGGAAGTGGATCTAATGGCGGATGTCAGCAGCCGACGTGCTCCCTCAAGACCCACCTATGAGTCCATTTCCAGAGACGAGATGGACGAAAGCGACGAATAG
- a CDS encoding TatD family hydrolase encodes MQLIDTHVHINLDTFQADLDEVAFRWRKAGVVRLVHSCVEPAEFAGIRAIADRYPELSFAVGLHPLDVEERWTAESPQEILRLAQSDQRVVAIGETGLDFFKASNHEQQRQAFESQLAIARQLRLPVIIHCRDAAAPMAEWLRSIWQQQGPVAGVMHCWSGTPEETRWFLELGFYISFSGIVTFKSATQVQESAKMVPSDRLLIETDCPFLSPVPKRGERRNEPSYVQYVAQQVARLRDIPLEELAEQTTRNACTLFNLPSIQALESPLSSLTCSTVD; translated from the coding sequence ATGCAGTTGATTGATACCCACGTTCATATCAACCTTGATACCTTCCAGGCAGATCTGGATGAGGTGGCATTTCGCTGGCGTAAAGCCGGAGTAGTGCGCCTTGTCCATTCCTGCGTGGAGCCTGCTGAATTTGCCGGGATTCGGGCGATCGCGGATCGCTACCCGGAATTGTCTTTTGCAGTCGGGCTGCATCCCCTGGATGTGGAAGAGCGGTGGACGGCAGAGTCGCCTCAGGAAATTTTGCGACTGGCACAATCCGATCAACGGGTGGTGGCCATTGGTGAGACGGGGCTGGACTTTTTCAAAGCCAGCAACCACGAGCAGCAAAGGCAGGCATTCGAGTCCCAGTTGGCCATTGCTCGCCAACTGAGGTTACCCGTGATCATTCACTGCCGCGACGCAGCGGCTCCAATGGCGGAATGGTTACGCTCTATCTGGCAGCAACAGGGACCTGTTGCTGGTGTCATGCACTGCTGGAGTGGCACTCCAGAAGAAACCAGGTGGTTTCTGGAACTGGGATTTTACATCAGTTTCAGCGGCATCGTGACGTTTAAAAGTGCCACCCAGGTGCAGGAATCAGCCAAAATGGTGCCGAGCGATCGCCTGTTGATTGAAACAGACTGCCCATTTCTGTCACCTGTTCCTAAGCGGGGCGAACGGCGGAATGAGCCATCCTACGTGCAGTATGTTGCTCAACAGGTTGCCCGGCTGCGGGATATCCCCCTGGAAGAGCTGGCTGAACAAACGACACGAAACGCCTGCACGCTGTTCAACCTTCCCTCTATTCAAGCACTGGAGTCGCCTCTGTCATCATTAACCTGTAGTACTGTTGACTGA
- the rpsT gene encoding 30S ribosomal protein S20: MANIKSAIKRVQIAERNRLRNKSYKSAVKTLMKKCFTAVNNYAADPSPELMQEVQQSMASAYSKIDKAVKRGALHPNTGARKKSRLARALKQHEASQSVAS, encoded by the coding sequence GTGGCTAATATTAAGTCTGCCATCAAGCGGGTTCAGATTGCTGAGCGCAATCGTCTAAGGAACAAGAGTTACAAATCAGCGGTCAAGACCCTGATGAAGAAATGCTTTACGGCCGTTAACAACTATGCTGCCGACCCCAGCCCTGAGCTGATGCAAGAAGTGCAACAGAGTATGGCGTCTGCCTACAGCAAGATTGACAAGGCAGTCAAACGTGGGGCGCTCCACCCCAATACGGGCGCGCGCAAAAAGTCTCGTCTGGCTCGGGCGTTGAAACAGCATGAAGCTTCTCAATCGGTGGCTTCTTAG
- the hisD gene encoding histidinol dehydrogenase yields the protein MLRIITQRSEARIELLRICERTHDDQVVHKEATVREVLQTVKRQGDKALLHYTSEFDRVDLALEHLRVSGSELDAAYQQVPKDLLNAIQFACRQIEAFHRQRVPKSWVHFGEDEVVLGKRYTPVDRAGLYVPGGQASYPSTVLMNAVPAKVAGVPRIVMVTPPGGEAGINPAVLVAAQEAGIQEIYRVGGAQAIAALAYGTETIPKVDVITGPGNIYVTLAKKLVFGTVGIDSLAGPSEVLIIADKTANPAFVAADMLAQAEHDQLAAAILLTDDSVLARKVVEEVERQLVDHPRRLLTEKAIAHYGLVVVVESLEVAAELSNDFAPEHLELEIEDPWALLEKIRHAGAIFLGRSTPEAVGDYLAGPNHTLPTSGAARYASALSVETFLKHSSLIQYSPTALQKVAGAIDVLARAEGLHSHAESVRLRVERDD from the coding sequence ATGTTGCGAATTATTACTCAGCGATCTGAGGCGCGAATCGAACTGCTACGGATCTGTGAGCGCACCCATGACGATCAGGTCGTCCACAAGGAGGCAACGGTGCGGGAGGTGCTTCAAACTGTGAAGCGCCAGGGAGACAAGGCATTATTGCATTACACTTCAGAATTTGATCGGGTTGATCTGGCGCTTGAACATTTGCGTGTCAGTGGTTCAGAACTGGATGCGGCCTATCAGCAGGTTCCCAAGGATCTGTTGAATGCGATTCAGTTTGCCTGCCGCCAAATTGAGGCGTTCCATCGGCAACGGGTTCCCAAGAGCTGGGTTCATTTTGGGGAAGACGAGGTTGTCCTGGGTAAACGGTATACACCTGTGGATCGGGCGGGTCTTTATGTTCCTGGTGGGCAGGCATCCTACCCCAGTACGGTGCTGATGAATGCCGTTCCGGCAAAAGTAGCAGGAGTGCCTCGCATTGTGATGGTGACACCACCGGGAGGGGAAGCGGGTATCAATCCGGCGGTGCTGGTGGCGGCTCAAGAGGCAGGAATCCAGGAAATTTATCGGGTGGGTGGGGCACAGGCGATCGCGGCGCTTGCCTACGGGACAGAGACCATCCCAAAGGTGGATGTGATTACAGGACCTGGCAACATCTACGTCACCCTGGCCAAGAAACTGGTCTTTGGGACAGTGGGGATCGACTCCCTGGCAGGTCCCTCTGAAGTCCTGATCATTGCGGACAAAACCGCCAATCCTGCTTTTGTTGCAGCAGATATGCTGGCCCAGGCAGAGCACGATCAGTTGGCAGCCGCCATTTTGTTGACGGATGACTCGGTACTGGCACGAAAAGTGGTGGAAGAGGTGGAACGCCAGTTAGTGGACCACCCCCGTCGGCTGCTGACAGAAAAGGCGATCGCCCACTATGGGCTGGTTGTCGTGGTTGAATCCCTTGAGGTTGCTGCCGAACTGTCGAATGATTTTGCTCCAGAGCACCTGGAACTGGAAATTGAAGATCCCTGGGCACTCCTGGAAAAAATTCGCCATGCTGGAGCTATTTTCCTGGGACGCTCCACGCCAGAAGCCGTAGGCGATTACCTGGCTGGACCTAACCACACCCTGCCAACCTCCGGGGCTGCTCGCTATGCTTCTGCCTTGAGCGTTGAAACATTTTTGAAGCATTCCAGCCTGATTCAATATTCTCCGACGGCCTTGCAGAAAGTGGCTGGGGCGATCGATGTGCTTGCCAGGGCAGAGGGTCTTCATTCCCACGCTGAATCGGTTCGGTTAAGGGTTGAGCGCGATGATTGA
- a CDS encoding DUF6884 domain-containing protein, translated as MFKQRLLLLACSQRKRLDAGLMPAIDRYDGPAFRLLRRFLKQGAVQPPVVKIISAEYGLISLDYPLPYYDRRMTKERAKVLQPGIIAELKTTLSYKTYTNLLIWLGRDYFEAIYGYEAIIPDTLNVQIALGGTGRKLSILHDWLYGDSSNLRNDPNFASTGGKVRIRGVEVNLTSEQVLDLARRAIVAGERGVSRYQSWYVPIDDQRVAPKWLVSQITGLPVSSFVTDEARRVLAKLGILVKRV; from the coding sequence TTGTTTAAGCAGAGGCTGTTACTTTTAGCCTGTTCTCAGCGTAAGCGGTTGGATGCAGGACTGATGCCAGCGATCGATCGCTACGATGGTCCTGCCTTTCGATTACTGCGCCGATTTCTAAAGCAGGGTGCTGTTCAACCACCTGTAGTAAAAATTATTTCTGCAGAGTATGGCTTAATCTCCCTCGACTATCCATTGCCTTATTACGATCGCCGAATGACAAAAGAGCGAGCAAAAGTTCTTCAACCGGGAATCATTGCTGAGTTAAAGACCACTTTAAGTTACAAAACTTACACAAATCTTTTAATTTGGTTAGGACGAGATTATTTTGAGGCAATCTATGGCTATGAGGCTATTATTCCGGACACATTGAACGTCCAGATTGCTCTGGGTGGAACAGGCAGAAAGTTGTCTATCTTGCATGACTGGCTTTATGGGGATTCGTCCAATTTACGCAATGATCCAAATTTTGCATCCACTGGAGGCAAAGTTCGCATTCGAGGGGTTGAAGTGAATTTAACATCAGAACAAGTGCTTGATCTTGCAAGACGGGCGATCGTCGCAGGTGAGCGGGGAGTAAGCCGGTATCAATCCTGGTATGTACCCATCGATGATCAGCGAGTTGCCCCTAAATGGTTGGTGAGTCAAATTACGGGGTTACCTGTCAGCAGTTTTGTGACGGATGAAGCCCGAAGAGTCCTGGCTAAATTAGGAATCCTGGTAAAACGTGTATGA
- a CDS encoding DNA double-strand break repair nuclease NurA translates to MNQQNGQKRRFTEEGIRQEIQQQPHLFAKLAENALTVAESLRNNYFKNTAQFVKALRLAIHQFEAGERTDPILKIEAVKDISWSDVKDEVVTFIDGGVGQVQISSQIPILLRVGSYSVKTGERQLAKREEFGYYPIILGDLEGGSKDRKDFTDIVRITAELLGGLSALERTPDLKLLMFHGPLVYTVWHYMGHTPFTEKDIDLFLNQYAENPQLAQQLKEDFLEEAKIDIYPKMAPDRSDEWIRQRVFEPLAWMSFLLRELIKRAKIRSPSPMIVGVVERSTIFREFSETILLERVFQGLRRKNKEDYFNRIYGWSDLSSPRALLEKLGYTDTLLLAMLLQPGQFSESWVINKYGGFSRSEISLPGESFFSVANWNCLRPDNTMGFPRVRGLYVHVSDTTDPLRVEVFDELATDQHIQDITQRVYLYARLLPGYGFPVGLDIVDKYAHVPNWMTDAYSKIIKYQLSSSLQRGEINDAEMRQILIQAIYMTKRDWLFRPQY, encoded by the coding sequence ATGAACCAGCAGAATGGGCAAAAGCGCCGCTTCACAGAAGAGGGAATTCGTCAGGAAATCCAACAGCAACCTCATCTGTTTGCAAAGCTGGCTGAAAATGCTCTGACTGTTGCTGAGAGCCTGCGGAATAACTACTTCAAAAATACGGCTCAATTCGTAAAGGCTTTGCGACTGGCAATCCATCAATTTGAAGCAGGAGAACGCACCGATCCAATTCTCAAAATTGAAGCCGTAAAAGATATAAGCTGGTCAGATGTTAAAGATGAAGTTGTTACGTTTATTGATGGGGGGGTGGGGCAAGTACAGATTTCCAGCCAGATTCCTATTCTTTTGAGAGTTGGCTCTTACTCCGTAAAAACAGGAGAGCGCCAACTGGCCAAACGGGAGGAGTTTGGATATTACCCAATTATTTTGGGCGACTTAGAAGGAGGTAGTAAAGACCGAAAAGATTTTACGGACATTGTTAGAATCACAGCAGAGCTATTAGGGGGCTTATCGGCGTTAGAACGCACGCCAGATCTCAAATTGCTGATGTTTCATGGTCCCCTAGTGTACACAGTCTGGCATTACATGGGGCACACTCCTTTTACTGAAAAAGATATCGATCTCTTTCTCAACCAGTATGCAGAGAATCCCCAACTGGCTCAGCAATTGAAAGAAGACTTCCTGGAAGAAGCAAAAATAGACATCTATCCCAAAATGGCTCCGGATCGATCCGATGAGTGGATCAGGCAAAGAGTCTTTGAGCCATTAGCCTGGATGTCATTTTTGTTGCGAGAACTGATCAAAAGAGCAAAGATACGTTCTCCCAGTCCCATGATTGTTGGTGTTGTGGAAAGGAGCACCATTTTTCGAGAGTTCAGCGAAACGATCTTACTTGAGCGCGTTTTTCAAGGACTTCGAAGAAAGAATAAAGAGGATTACTTTAATCGTATTTATGGCTGGTCTGATTTAAGCTCTCCACGTGCCCTCTTGGAAAAATTGGGCTATACCGACACCCTGTTACTTGCGATGCTCCTCCAGCCAGGGCAGTTTTCTGAATCGTGGGTCATTAACAAATATGGAGGATTCAGCAGAAGTGAAATATCTTTGCCTGGAGAATCTTTCTTCAGCGTAGCTAACTGGAATTGCCTCAGACCCGATAACACGATGGGATTTCCCAGAGTTCGTGGTTTGTATGTTCATGTTTCTGATACAACGGATCCTTTGCGGGTTGAAGTATTTGATGAATTGGCAACGGATCAACACATTCAAGACATTACTCAGCGAGTCTATCTTTATGCTCGACTTTTGCCGGGTTATGGATTCCCAGTGGGGTTAGATATTGTTGATAAGTATGCTCATGTGCCGAACTGGATGACGGATGCATACAGCAAAATTATTAAATATCAATTGAGCAGTAGCTTACAACGTGGGGAAATTAATGATGCAGAAATGCGTCAAATTTTGATTCAAGCAATCTATATGACAAAGCGAGACTGGTTGTTCCGTCCCCAATATTAG
- a CDS encoding ATP-binding protein: MVESIKNQRAAQTAPSQTQQITRYVGTLVGESTSREFRLAVAHEEIREQDIIAVDAELRKPGSDSELEHIGVWAKVQRIERINPLFPSEAGHELAATRTTPFDTVLSLSREMVTAVCQILGSEPLNGSSGGKLDHLRYPPQPASSAYRPDSKDIARVVLGELEQKQNRALDIATLSNRPEVDVKVNGHAIVSRHLAILAMTGAGKSWTARRIIEELAHKNYPIVIFDPHGDYTGLTDVPGLNVSRYYAQFPVFDEDSETIAEIVSALGYSLSDTMRSRFPDVARAAKSFYIGDLQDREMIDRVNWLADCINREWLKQRGVEPNLWLVGNLAEAGEIVIREGNNEGKKLLSDWGWNNIDNYSRTDIRTLEAIKKRTYRAAATLQRMEQINQKIARTANPLPTDRTELVKYGQVSVVSLAGYTSDFQATIYSLVANDIFNARVQDTLKLPVLFLLEEAHNFVPGRANTTAEQNSIATTKQIAQEGRKFGVGLILISQRPSRLDETTLAMCNSYIIMRMVNPADQNFVRKVIESLGEDEAKMLPDLDVGEAVLSGQLINFPVLVRIKKPQSSGEREEKDAFEALEEAHRASISSSDVRR; the protein is encoded by the coding sequence ATGGTTGAATCGATTAAGAACCAGAGGGCTGCTCAAACGGCACCCTCTCAAACCCAGCAAATAACCCGATATGTTGGAACGCTAGTTGGTGAAAGTACCAGTCGGGAGTTTCGTCTGGCCGTTGCCCATGAGGAAATTCGTGAGCAGGATATTATCGCCGTTGACGCTGAATTACGGAAACCCGGCAGTGATTCAGAACTGGAACACATTGGAGTTTGGGCGAAGGTTCAGCGGATTGAACGAATCAATCCGCTGTTTCCATCGGAAGCCGGACACGAACTGGCTGCAACCCGCACAACTCCATTTGATACTGTCCTGTCATTAAGTCGCGAAATGGTTACGGCGGTTTGCCAGATTTTGGGTTCTGAACCTCTGAATGGTAGTTCAGGCGGCAAGCTGGATCACCTGCGCTATCCTCCCCAACCTGCTTCCAGTGCTTATCGTCCTGATTCTAAGGATATTGCTCGTGTTGTGCTGGGAGAACTGGAACAGAAACAGAACCGCGCTCTAGATATTGCGACTCTCTCAAATCGCCCTGAAGTGGATGTCAAAGTGAATGGTCACGCGATCGTCAGTCGCCATTTAGCGATTTTGGCGATGACTGGTGCTGGAAAAAGCTGGACAGCACGACGGATCATTGAAGAATTAGCCCACAAAAATTATCCAATTGTTATTTTTGATCCCCATGGTGACTATACAGGACTAACAGATGTTCCAGGCTTAAACGTATCACGCTACTATGCTCAGTTTCCTGTTTTTGATGAAGATAGTGAAACAATTGCTGAAATTGTAAGTGCACTTGGCTACTCTCTATCCGATACTATGCGGAGTCGTTTTCCCGATGTAGCACGGGCGGCCAAGTCTTTTTATATTGGTGATCTACAAGATAGAGAAATGATAGATAGAGTGAACTGGTTAGCTGACTGCATCAATAGAGAGTGGTTAAAACAACGTGGAGTTGAGCCAAATCTATGGCTAGTTGGTAATCTTGCAGAAGCTGGTGAAATTGTCATACGTGAGGGGAATAACGAAGGCAAAAAACTTCTAAGTGATTGGGGTTGGAATAATATTGATAACTATTCAAGAACTGACATACGCACACTTGAAGCAATCAAAAAGCGTACCTATCGCGCTGCTGCGACATTACAGCGAATGGAGCAAATCAACCAAAAGATTGCCCGTACTGCCAATCCTCTTCCAACCGATCGAACGGAATTAGTTAAATATGGACAAGTAAGTGTTGTATCACTAGCTGGCTATACCAGTGATTTTCAGGCTACGATTTATAGTCTGGTTGCAAATGATATTTTTAATGCCCGTGTTCAAGATACCTTGAAGCTTCCAGTTCTTTTTTTGCTAGAAGAGGCCCATAACTTTGTTCCAGGTCGAGCAAACACTACTGCTGAACAAAATTCAATTGCTACAACTAAACAAATTGCTCAGGAAGGTCGTAAGTTTGGGGTAGGTCTGATTCTAATTAGCCAGCGCCCTTCACGATTGGATGAGACAACTCTAGCGATGTGCAACTCTTATATCATCATGCGGATGGTCAACCCGGCGGATCAGAACTTTGTTCGGAAGGTGATTGAAAGTTTGGGAGAAGATGAAGCTAAGATGCTGCCAGATCTGGATGTTGGTGAAGCGGTTTTATCTGGACAGTTGATCAACTTTCCGGTGCTGGTTCGAATTAAGAAGCCGCAATCTAGCGGTGAGCGTGAAGAAAAAGATGCGTTTGAGGCGCTTGAAGAAGCTCATCGTGCTAGCATTTCCTCCAGTGATGTGAGGAGATAG
- a CDS encoding tRNA guanosine transglycosylase family protein, with the protein MEIVAGTTLSALKPHVWDPESKHYLPELRAIMVSYADFHKMPARRRKAMEQGLHCYLGVPSHIKIYLDNGAFYFISHGGETPIKEYVEFVKHAQPDWFPIPQDFIPTPKMALEEQRECLNLTMDMNRRFRQGDYIPVIHISTLLEEYVDCLKSYKPLMQKDAIALGGIVPNLLKAPKAMHPQKVLESLIHVRQQFRDKKLHVFGIGGTITLHIAALLGINSVDSSGWRNRAARGIVQLPGTGDRMVANLGSWRGREPDASEWKILAECQCPACKQYGLEGLKANLVQGFRNRATHNLWVLLEEARLIQQNRVDGTYEDWYVTHLDNTNYRSLIDQIIASER; encoded by the coding sequence TTGGAAATCGTTGCTGGAACCACGTTGAGTGCGCTCAAGCCGCACGTTTGGGACCCTGAATCTAAGCATTATCTGCCTGAATTGCGGGCAATCATGGTGTCCTATGCTGACTTTCATAAAATGCCTGCTCGCAGGCGTAAAGCAATGGAGCAGGGGCTTCATTGTTACTTAGGTGTTCCCAGCCACATCAAAATCTATCTGGACAATGGAGCGTTCTACTTCATTAGCCATGGAGGAGAAACGCCTATCAAGGAATATGTTGAATTTGTCAAACATGCTCAGCCTGATTGGTTCCCAATTCCGCAGGATTTTATTCCCACCCCTAAGATGGCTCTTGAAGAGCAACGGGAGTGTCTTAATCTCACGATGGATATGAACCGTCGCTTCAGACAGGGTGATTATATACCGGTTATCCATATCAGCACATTACTGGAGGAGTATGTTGATTGTTTGAAGTCATATAAGCCCCTCATGCAGAAGGATGCGATCGCCCTTGGAGGAATTGTCCCTAACCTGCTGAAAGCTCCCAAAGCAATGCATCCGCAAAAAGTTTTGGAAAGTCTTATCCATGTCCGCCAACAGTTTCGAGATAAGAAACTGCATGTCTTTGGCATTGGAGGAACCATTACTCTTCATATCGCAGCCTTGTTAGGCATCAATTCAGTTGACTCCAGTGGCTGGCGCAATCGAGCAGCGCGGGGTATTGTGCAATTGCCCGGAACGGGCGATCGCATGGTTGCCAATTTGGGTAGCTGGCGCGGTCGAGAACCTGATGCCAGTGAATGGAAAATACTGGCTGAGTGTCAGTGCCCAGCCTGTAAACAGTATGGACTTGAAGGCTTAAAAGCAAATTTGGTTCAAGGTTTTCGTAATCGAGCGACCCATAATCTTTGGGTTCTTCTAGAGGAAGCCCGGCTGATTCAGCAGAATCGAGTGGATGGTACTTATGAAGACTGGTATGTCACTCATTTAGATAACACAAATTATCGCTCATTGATTGATCAAATTATCGCTTCAGAGAGATAA